CCGTCGGTGTTGATCCGGATCTTCGCGCCCTTGCCTTTCAGCGTCTTCGCGATCGCCTTGACGTCGGCAAGCCGCAGGAACGGCTCCCCGAACCCGCAGAAGACGATCTCGTCAACCTCCGTAGGGTCGCCCACCTCCGCGACGACCTCTTCGACGGAAGGCTCCCCCGGCAGCTTCAGGTAGTGCCCTTTTACGTAGTAGTCGTCCCGCTTTGCGCAGAAAGTGCAGGTGTTGGTGCACCGGTTGGTGATGTTGAGGTACAGGGAGTTGCGGATCTTGTAGGAGACGCGGACCTCCTCCTCCGCCGGGATGCGGAAGATCCGCAAGGCGGAAAGGGTCGCGACCCGGCCGACGTCCTCCCCGGCGACCCCCTTGATCTCGCCGATCTTTTTCGCCACCAGCGGGACATAGGCCGGCTCGTTCGTCTTCCCCCGGTAGGGCAGCGGGGCCAGGAACGGGCAGTCCGTTTCGATGAGGAGCTTCTCCAGGGGGATCTTGCGGACCGCCTCCGCTTGCGTCCCGGAGCCCTTGTAGGTGATCGCGCCGGGGATGGAGATAAGGAAGTTCATCCCGATCGCCCTGCGGGCCATTTCGCAGTCCCCGGAAAAGCAGTGGATGATCCCGCCGACATCGGCGGCGTTCTCCTCCGCCAGGATGGAGAGGATCTCGTCGTGGGCGTCCCGGTCGTGGACGATGATCGGGAGGTTCCGCCGCCGGGCGAGGCGGATCTGCTCCCGGAAGGCGGCCCGCTGGGCCTCCCGGGGGGAGCGGTCGCGGTAGAAGTCGAGGCCTGTTTCGCCGATCCCCACCACCTTGTCGCACCGGGAGAGCTCTTCCAGGCGCGCAAGGAGAGGTTCCGAGCAGGCGGAGGCATCGTGAGGGTGGAGTCCCACCGAGGCGTACACGCCCGTGTGCCGGTGGGCGATCGCGATCGCCTTTTCGCTGCTTTCGGGACCGATGCCGATCGTGACGATGCGCGTAACCCCCGCCTCATGCGCCCGGCGGACGACTTCTCCTTCCGCGTCGCAGAGCGGTTCCAAATCCAGGTGCGCGTGCGTGTCGAAGTACATGCTTCAGTTCCTCGTGTGCCGGAAGGCGCACGCCGCAGAAGGGTCCGGCGGAGCCGCCGCAGGAGGGGGGCGCAGTGAGGTAAAGCGCAGCCGTGCGGGTCCATCGCACGGCGAGCCACGAACGGAGCCCCCCTCCGAGGCGGCGCAGCCGAAGGGGGATCCGGCGCTTCGAGGGGCCGCGATTGCTTGCATCGTCCTACTCTTCGATGCGGGGGAACGCGACGGCGGACCGGGGCAGCGTGGCGCCGGATGGGAGCCCGCCCCACGCCCCGGCGGAGGCGAGGTTCATCTTCTCGACCGCGCCCGCGCAACCAAGCGCCTCCCACATTTTCTGGGCCGCGGCCGGGAGGAAGGGAGCGGAAAGCAGCACGCAGATCCGGGCGGCCTCCAGGATATTGTACAGGACCGTCCCCAGGCGCTCCCGTTTGGCGGCGTCCTTGGCCAGCGCCCACGGGGCCGACGCGTCCACGTACCGGTTGCAGGCCTTCACAAGGTCCCAGACGGCCGAAAGCGCCTTGTGGAATTCGACCTCCTCCATGGCTCCGTCCACGGCGTTGCGGACTTCCCCGGCAAGGGCGATGAGCGAACGGTCTTCCTCGCCGGCGGGGGAGGGGACGGGCACCGTTCCGTCGAAATATTTCCCGAGCATGCCGAGCGTCCGGTTCAGCAGGTTACCGAAATCGTTGGCGAGGTCGGAGTTGATCCGGTGCACAAGGGCCTTCTTCGAGAAATCCCCGTCGAGGCCGAACGGCACCTCCCGCAGGAGGAAGTAGCGGAACGCGTCCGCACCGTAGGTCTCCACCATCTCGTACGGATCGACGACGTTTCCCAGGGACTTGCTCATCTTCTGCCCCTCGACGGTCCACCAGCCGTGTGCGAAGACGCCCAGCGGAGGGGCAACCCCGGCCGACATCAGGAACGCCGGCCAGAAGACCGCGTGGAACCGAAGAATGTCTTTCCCCACCATGTGGACGTCCGCGGGCCAGAACGTGTCGAACCTCTCCCCGCCGTCCGGGTACCCTACGCCGGTAATGTAATTGGTGAGCGCGTCGTACCACACGTAGATCACGTGTCCCGGGTGGTCCGGGAGGGGAATCCCCCAGGCGAGGGAGGTGCGGGAGACCGAGAGGTCGTTCAGTCCCCCCTCCACGAAAGAGACAACCTCGTTCCGGCGGCTCTCCGGGCGGATGAACTTCGGGTTCTTCCCGTAGTATTCGAGGAGCGGCTTCTGGTACTTCGAGAGACGGAAAAAGAAGGAGGGCTCCTTCCGCTTCTCGACGGCCCTTCGGCACTCGGGGCATTTCCCTTCGAGAATCTGGAGGTCGGTCCAGTACGACTCGCAGGGAGTGCAGTACCACCCCTCGTACTCCCCGAGATAGATGTCCCCGTTGCGCAGGGACTTGCGGAACAGCTCCCGCACGGAGGCGTAATGCCTCGGCTCCGTGGTCCGGATGAAGTCGTCGTTCGTGATGTTCAGCGCGGGAGAGAGCCCCTGGAACCGCGTGACAACGCGGTCGGCCAGCTCGCGGGGGGCAAGGCCCTGCTGAACAGCGCTCTTCTGGACCTTCTCTCCGTGCTCGTCCGTCCCCGTGAGGAAGAACACCCTCTGTCCCTTCATCCGGTGGTACCGCGCGAGCGCGTCGCAGGCGATCGTCGTGTAGGCGTGACCGATGTGGGGAACGTCGTTGACGTAATAGATCGGGGTGGTGATGTAGAACGTGGGCTTCACGACGCCCCGTCCTCCTCGTCGCCGAACCGGAACGAGAGGTCGTCGCCCTCGCCGGCGTCGGGAGGGGGAGGGGCCGCGCCGTTCCCCGCCGCGCAGGTCCCGCACGCCTTGGCCCGCGCGTACGACTCATGCTCGTAGATGAGGCAGCACATCAGGCGCCCGCAGACCCCCGACAGCTTCGCCGGGTTCAGGGCGAGCTTCTGGTCCTTCGCCATCTTCACCGTGATGGGCTCGAAGTCGCCGAGGAAGGTGGCGCAGCAGAGGCCCAGCCCGCAGGGTCCGACCCCGCCCACCACGCGCGCCTCGTCGCGCACGCCGATCTGCCGCATCTCGATGCGCGTCCGGAGCTCGTGGGCCAGGTCCTTGACCAGCTCCCGGAAGTCGATGCGGCCGTCGGCCGTGAAGTAGAAGATCGCCTTGCTCCGGTCGAGCAGGACCTCGGTCCGCGCCAGCTTCATGGGCAGCTCCCGGGCCTCGATCCGCTTCAGGCAGAAGGAGTGGGCCTCCGCCTCGCGCCGCGCGTTTTCCTGGTGGGCGCGGATGTCGTCGGCAGTGGCGGCCCGGACGACCCTGGCGTAAGAGGACTTCTGAACGGCCGGAGCGTGGGCGTCGATCCGCTGGACGACCTCTCCCAGCACCGGTCCCCGCTCCGTCTGGACGACGGCGTAGTCCCCCCGCTTCAGGGGAGTCCCTGTGCAGTCGAAGTGGTGCATCTTGCAAACGCCCCGGAGCCTGATTCCCGCAAGATCCATCCGTGTTTCAGTCCTTTCCGTGCAACCCAAATAAAAATGCCTCCAGCGCCAGCCGCTTCTGGGCCTGGGGAGGCAATCGGGACGTGGACAGAAGCGCCTGGAACGCCAGGGTCCATTCGTAAGGGGTTTTCCGGGCGGCGACGGCGCTTAAGGGATCCCCGAAATCCTTGTTTATTATATCCGCTTTCCCCCCGGAAGATAAGAGGGCCAGGTCCCGCACCAGGGACAGGGGCACGGCGATCTGCCCCTGCCGCTCCCCCCCTTTCCTCCACGTCTCGCCGGCTGCGGCGGCGTTCGCCGGGTCCAGGCGGGAAAACAGGCCGGCCCACATCCTGCGGCCCTCTTCCATCTCGTCGAGAAGAAGGAGCGCGCGCCCCGGGCTTCCCCCCGCGCAGGCGGCCGCCGCCCGGACCGTCCCGACGGTGTGCCGCGGGCCTGCCTCGGGGATGCCTCGGAGGATCTCCTCCACGGCATCCTCCGAGAGCGTGGAGAAGGGGATCTTCTGGCAGCGGGAGACGATCGTGGGGGGAAGCCGGGAAAGCCGGTGGGCCACAAGCACGATGTGCGTCGCAGGCGGGGGCTCCTCGAGAGTCTTCAGCAGGGCGTTGGCCGCCTGCAGGGTCATACGGTCCGCCGGGCAGATGAGCGCCGCGCGCGCGCGGTCGGAAAACGCCTTCAGCGAGAGCTCCTCCTTGAGCCGCCGTATCCCGGCAATCTGGATGAAGTGGTTCTCCGGCGAAATCCGCAGGAGGTTGGGATGGGCGCCGGAAGCGAGCAGACGGCACTCGGGGCAGGCAAAACATCCGCCGTCGGGGGTCCGGTCGCGACAGAAAAGGGCGGCGAGGAACGCGAGCGCGGCCCTCTCCTTGCCGATCCCCTCCTCTCCATGGAAGAGGAGGCCGGGCGGGACGTTCCCCGTCTCCAGGTAGCGGCGCAGAAGGGAGATCGCCCGATCCTGCCCGCGGAGGGAGGAGAAGTTCCCTACCATCCGAAACGTGCCGACACGGTCTCGCGGATGCGGCCGAAGACGTCGTCCGCCGGGAGGGAACCGTCGATCCGGCGGATCCGGTCCGGATCGCTCGCTTGAAGGCGCAGATATCCTTCGCGCACCTTCCGGTGGAACTCGAAGGATTCGGACTCGATGCGGTCCGGGCGGGTGCCGCGTCCGCGGATCCGGGCGGCCCCGTCCTCCGGGGACACGTCGAGGAGGAAGGTCAGGTCGGGGGAGAGCCCGCCGGACGCGAAGGCGTTCAGCCATTCGACCTGCGGACCTTCGATCCCCCGGGAGAACCCCTGGTAGGCCGTCGTGGCGTCGTAAAAGCGGTCGCACAGCACCGCCTGCCCGGAAATCAGCGCCGGCAGGATCACCCCGCGGACGTGCTGCGACCGGGCGGCTTCGTACAGGAGCAGTTCGGTTTCCGGGAAGACGGGCTCCTCCCGGGGCGACAGTAGAAGGGAGCGGATTTCGTCGGCGAGGGGAGTGCCACCCGGCTCCCGGGTGACCCGGTGGGGAATTCCCCTTTCCTTGAGATATTCGGACAGCCGCCGGACCTGGGTGGTCTTTCCGGACCCCTCGATCCCCTCAAACGTCACGAACGGTGCAGAGAGGGACATTCCTATCGGGGCGGAGGGAAGAAGCGGCGCCGCGCGAGGAATCCCGCGATGGCGAGTGTGCTATTGGTTCTACGCGTGTCCCCGCCCGTCAGCAT
The sequence above is a segment of the Deltaproteobacteria bacterium RBG_16_64_85 genome. Coding sequences within it:
- a CDS encoding radical SAM protein, translating into MYFDTHAHLDLEPLCDAEGEVVRRAHEAGVTRIVTIGIGPESSEKAIAIAHRHTGVYASVGLHPHDASACSEPLLARLEELSRCDKVVGIGETGLDFYRDRSPREAQRAAFREQIRLARRRNLPIIVHDRDAHDEILSILAEENAADVGGIIHCFSGDCEMARRAIGMNFLISIPGAITYKGSGTQAEAVRKIPLEKLLIETDCPFLAPLPYRGKTNEPAYVPLVAKKIGEIKGVAGEDVGRVATLSALRIFRIPAEEEVRVSYKIRNSLYLNITNRCTNTCTFCAKRDDYYVKGHYLKLPGEPSVEEVVAEVGDPTEVDEIVFCGFGEPFLRLADVKAIAKTLKGKGAKIRINTDGLANLVHGRNVLPELSGLVDALSVSLNAPDAGTYARICPNRYGAASFPALLDFLREAPRHIPSVVATAVALPDLDHDAVRRLAESIEGVTFRLRPYAEVG
- a CDS encoding methionine--tRNA ligase, yielding MKPTFYITTPIYYVNDVPHIGHAYTTIACDALARYHRMKGQRVFFLTGTDEHGEKVQKSAVQQGLAPRELADRVVTRFQGLSPALNITNDDFIRTTEPRHYASVRELFRKSLRNGDIYLGEYEGWYCTPCESYWTDLQILEGKCPECRRAVEKRKEPSFFFRLSKYQKPLLEYYGKNPKFIRPESRRNEVVSFVEGGLNDLSVSRTSLAWGIPLPDHPGHVIYVWYDALTNYITGVGYPDGGERFDTFWPADVHMVGKDILRFHAVFWPAFLMSAGVAPPLGVFAHGWWTVEGQKMSKSLGNVVDPYEMVETYGADAFRYFLLREVPFGLDGDFSKKALVHRINSDLANDFGNLLNRTLGMLGKYFDGTVPVPSPAGEEDRSLIALAGEVRNAVDGAMEEVEFHKALSAVWDLVKACNRYVDASAPWALAKDAAKRERLGTVLYNILEAARICVLLSAPFLPAAAQKMWEALGCAGAVEKMNLASAGAWGGLPSGATLPRSAVAFPRIEE
- a CDS encoding DNA polymerase III subunit delta' is translated as MVGNFSSLRGQDRAISLLRRYLETGNVPPGLLFHGEEGIGKERAALAFLAALFCRDRTPDGGCFACPECRLLASGAHPNLLRISPENHFIQIAGIRRLKEELSLKAFSDRARAALICPADRMTLQAANALLKTLEEPPPATHIVLVAHRLSRLPPTIVSRCQKIPFSTLSEDAVEEILRGIPEAGPRHTVGTVRAAAACAGGSPGRALLLLDEMEEGRRMWAGLFSRLDPANAAAAGETWRKGGERQGQIAVPLSLVRDLALLSSGGKADIINKDFGDPLSAVAARKTPYEWTLAFQALLSTSRLPPQAQKRLALEAFLFGLHGKD
- a CDS encoding dTMP kinase, whose protein sequence is MSLSAPFVTFEGIEGSGKTTQVRRLSEYLKERGIPHRVTREPGGTPLADEIRSLLLSPREEPVFPETELLLYEAARSQHVRGVILPALISGQAVLCDRFYDATTAYQGFSRGIEGPQVEWLNAFASGGLSPDLTFLLDVSPEDGAARIRGRGTRPDRIESESFEFHRKVREGYLRLQASDPDRIRRIDGSLPADDVFGRIRETVSARFGW